TAGTTTATGTATGTATACCGTAGAAAATTCATATTTGAACCGAAATCAATAATTAGAGTTACTTAAAAGTCCGattatgacaatttttttttttgtcttttcaaTCGGACATGTATTCCcctctctcatttttttttttgactcaatGTATTTTTCTCTTTCATGTAAATACGGCATATTgtatacaaatatatttataaataatttttcttatattactTCTATCATATTATTTGGAAGCGAAAATAAACGagagaaaaataatgaataaaaaataagtttacaTTTAAAGTGTATAAATTTAGCTTCTATactatttgacaaaaaattatgaaatatgtaAATAACAATAGAGAAATTTTATATGGATTCatcttaattatttatgtaattttaatcCTAGTTATTTCATAAATTGAAGTTACTCCGTATAATTGTATATATGATGTACCgagtataattataaataagGCAAACACGACCAATATATAACCATGTCCATGACCATTGTGAGGGCAAATTCCCTCACTAAATTTTAAtattccatttttttaaaaattagatggGTCACTGCTACTTAATTAGGAATAGCAGCTTCATTGAACTACCGAGCGAAACAACAATTGGAGTATGATCATATGTACACAAATTCttataaaaggagaagagtatTTTTAGAGAGGTTTatattaaacatttaaaaacAGATTAtcgtttatttaaaaatgtctAATCTAACGatattaattaacatttatcatttaaaataaaatttaaggaCACCGCatcattaaatttaataaataatatagttaaattttcttatatgtaaGACGAGAATAGTATATATCAAACTATTGCTGTAGGACTTCCTACATTAAGATATACTATATAGTAGAGACAAATGCTTGCATGGTTTTTTGATAATCTGATTCCAATGTCTCATCTTTCCGCTGTATTAGAAAAACTACTTAGCCATTCACCATTTTGTGGAGAGTAGGACCCCACCAAAACCAAAACACAAGGTTATGTGAATGCATAACACAAAaaatctcttaaatatatattaagtcAATTTTCAGGAATATTAcaacaatttttatattaaattaaagtggcATGCTAGGAAGATCAATATTCTTTTTGGGTGAAAATCAACTGttgtaaaacataaaacaatattttacgGTAAAAGCTGACATAAGAGTTTATGAACTAAAGTTTTTAAGGAAAGCAATTACAAAATCGGCATTGTCAGAGGCAGAGACAGGAGGCGCCCAAAGAATTGTGATATCCACTCTAACCTACTCAAATCGATGtctcattttgttttctattttaaaagcatgaaaaaataaattagagaaaaatattaggttagatatatttttattctctataatattttaacttttttattttatttttataaaagaaaattataattgttagttttataaaattattcagtAAATAATTTTAGTCTCCGTCGTAAcgaaatatgtttaattgtttttaatttatatatttttttggatgatgttttataaatatatttaaaatattataaaaagtttatctacaaaaatttttaaaaatttacttgagataaatttaatatgaattttttaaattataaaaaatttaagataaaattaatgaaaatatgaacttgaaaatcaagttttaaactcatttttaatagataaactttttataatattgtaaacatacatccaaaaattcattcaaaaatatatattaacttaACAACAGAAACTAAAACTGTACGcatgataattttatgtttaaatattttttagttttataaaatttcaatctttcaatttaaatttatgtaaaataaaaatatagtttgcTTTGATTGAATAAGGAaaacataaatttcaaactatttatatatatattattgctTGCAATTTATTTAGCTGTCCTTTTCTTTATTATGGGTTAGAGTATTTTTTATACtctcattaataattttttttcttataaaacaaTGGAACTATTTTTATGAGTTATTAGCGGTTTCTATAATTAAGTTATCTCAAACACACTCTCTGTATATATTAGATCCTATAAAGGGCATAAGACAACTGATTTTAATTCCAATATGATAATAGGTTCATATACAAAATTAGCAAGATACTAACTTTACactattattttatcaatatactTACTTGGTTACTTTACACTATATACTAATCAATAATTTATACTTTGTTGGCCTTATTTACACACATTGTTTTCAAATTTgaagaaagaaaatagaagtATTTGTCGAATGAAGTAAtgcaaacatatttatttattccatGTATTTGaaacaattcaaataattataagcaACAATTATAcctctttttatatatatatatatatatatatatatatatatatttcatcacaaaatataaaatttagatattaaatttaagttatcattattttaaattgtcaCGGCTCCAATTAAGGGATTGAACTGATCAATAAACTTTATTAAGGGTAAATGTTAAGAAGAACTTTATTTTGGATcctacatataaaaaattaacaataatttacCATATAAAAACcctatagaaaaaaaaaagagtgacAACTTTCTCTTAAATTGGGACAACATCTTTATAATTGtctttttttctatatttagcaaaaaaaattactttttaagtttacccaaaattatatatttattaatatcaatgtcaaaatttgtcttaaatattaattttgggTTTCACTTTAAATCTAATACActatatcaaattaataaactgctaattatatgtaatatttttcatattgtcaaattttgattttcatattttatatgcatttatttcataagtttAAATACTAATTATTAATCATGTTTTAAGCATATGTTATTTTGAATATACCTTAAAGTTTAAAAGTATCGTAGAAGGCACATGAAATATTTAGTAGTATATAATTCCTACTGCATTGTATTATTATCGATAAATCCAAAAATAGGCTATATATAAAAAAGGGTTGATTATGCACCATTTGCATAAGCAAAGAAAATATCACTCTCAGTCTAGTCAGTACTCTTCATCGTTGAAGACAAGAGTAGCTACCATGACCGGAGGAGGTTTCACCGGCGGCAACGACAAAGAATTCGAAGCAAAGATAACTCCTATCATCATCATTTCATGCATAATGGCTGCTACCGGAGGTCTTATGTTTGGATACGACGTTGGAGTTTCAGGTAAGAACTCGCACTGTTAgagatacttaaaaaaatatttataattaaataaaattaacttacATTAAGATTActatataaaagtattttaaatatataaaagtattttaaataattattttaaattttatttttttctttaactatttattttgtatgattAAGGTGGTGTGGTATCAATGCGAGCATTTTTAGAGAAGTTTTTTCCAAAAGTGTTGAGGGGGGAAGAATTAGGATCAGAAAGTAACTATTGCAAATACGACAACCAAGGACTACAACTATTCACATCGTCATTGTACTTGGCGGGTTTAAGTGTAACATTCTTGGCATCTTATACAACAAGAATATTAGGAAGAAGACTCACTATGTTGATTGCTGGCTTCTTCTTCATTGGTGGTGTTGCTTTTAATGCAGCTGCTCAAAACCTTCCCATGCTCATCTTTGGTAGAATCTTACTTGGTTGTGGAATTGGTTTTGCCAACCAGGTTTATTACTCATGCAACTTAATTTTATCCTATATATTACTATCTCCgatattataaatcaaatttattcaattatccattttaatattttttaattaaattaaagttatGTTGTCATAACATTGAATGATTTAATAGTAATTAACTTCTACTTAAAATAATCAacaatatttaatacattttttgtGGATATATCAGTGACCGGGATAACATTTATGTATTTagatcattaattaaaattttactattgaaatataatgcagcagtattttttatatatatttattttgtcaatCAATCTAGTGTACtttacataataataaaattgagtttttgatttttagaaagagATAAATTgaatatactttttaaattaagttattgattaaaaaacgataattaatcttaatttttttaacaaatggtCAAATCTTTAATCAATTTTGAGTTagtaatttatgaatttttaattaaaaattaattatttgaaaaatatctGAGCGAATTTAATTTCTGATTAtaacttatttttgttatttcttttttaagaaaataacttatttttgttGGAACCATATGGTTAACACAATTAATTTTacaagacacaaacacacaaaaatatttaacCAATTTCAGATGTTTATTTGATCCAGCAACTTATTTAATTCACTTGTTCATTTAtgctatttattttataagagcTAAATCTAATTTTATAAGTGACATTCCTGtgatacattaattaaatatgtttttcatctttataaatatatttatttttgtttttactcccatcaaattttatttcaaagaaTTGTCCCTAAAAATTTTCTttcttgacttttatttttgcTCTTAAAGTGTCCCTTCAATataagattttgattttataacttcaaggaataaaatttaaatttcactaGTGACAGTTGTAAAATAACCATAGaacaataaacaaataaatgttttttatattaaaaaattacaagtaTTAGAGTCCATTTTGTTAcaaatttattgtaattattttataaataatttaatttggaattttttcatctatttattataatttttttaaaataaaaatttaaaattatttttattctgacaaacaactacaattttttttcttcttaaaaatctctaaaaataattatttttaaattattaaatactaaaatcattatttttgaaatctATGACAAACGGATCCTCAAAGAAATTTGGTATTTGTAAACATCCATAAATTAGGAGAGATATTTTCCAAAATTAAGtaataagtttttatttattggaTTTATGAATTACATTAATGATAGGGACCAAATTAAGTCAGCCACtctaaaaaaaacacacacacacacattttaaCCCAACTTTTAGTGAATGTACGAGTGGTTCTTGTATGAACACATTGATAAACACATAGACACAACcgatcaaaaattaaaaataaaataggaagATAACCTCCACAAGtacaatttaattatcttttttatatgaTTACTTTATATCCTAAACTTtcaatttacatataataatatatggAATGATGCTCCAATAGAAGGCAAGTTTATAAAACCTTTAGGTGGCAAATtgcaattattaattataaaggTTTCCTTGACACCCACAAAGTCTTAATCACCAATTTCTCCAACCCCATATCCACCTTTTTGGCTTTAAAGTAATTTTGTACTCCATAAATATTTGACGTTTATGAGTCACGACACTTGCTGGAGACCACTTTAGGTATGGTCTCATTTAATTAAACGAAAACTTACATTATATTTTaacaatgattaaaaatatgttgttgACAATTGCAATTCATTTGTCTTTTTTGTTGTTCACGAATGCTATCtctatctttatatttttttagtcatTACTTGGACCTTTAACTTTGATTCCAAGTAATAGTGTAATACTCCAAATGATACACGATTCTATATGGTCTAATTCAATTAATCAAActatttaagtaataatttaatgGTGTGAGATGTAAGGAGGAAAGTTCATTACTACTTTGTGATAACAAAATTTAACATTAATTGTCTTTTGGAAGTCACTAGTATTTGTTTGATGGTGACTACAGGCAGTGCCAGTTTTCCTTTCAGAGATTGCACCTTCTAGAATACGTGGAGCATTGAATATACTTTTTCAGCTTGATATTACCCTTGGTATTCTATTTGCTAACCTTGTCAACTATTTCACCAACAAGTAAGTTCCTTAATTATAATTCCTCCTAATTGCACCCTTTTATTTGACATataattagtttattaattGGAAATTAATGGAAAATAATCGGATGAAATCTGTGTTATTATAAacttaacaaaaattataagaacAAGTCACTGCCAGAAAGTCAATTAATTAAGTTTACTTTTTCAAACTCCATTCAGAAGTTCTAGTTCTAGATTCAATGAAAtatgcttttttttctttttataattaaactttCATTAAAGAGTCCAAACCTTTCAAGAAAAAAAGAGTCCAAACCCAAAATCACAGTacactaaaaaaaaacataaaaatatagttGAGAACTAACACAATCATTTGCTCGAAAGATAGATCAAAAAATTTGTTTAGAAGTAAAATTTTACTAGACATCTATCATCTTATaaattgttttgtaaaattgagttaaatttAATGTCAGAATTGACCCAACATTTCTTAACATCTAAATTGaactctaaaataatatattgataagaaaaaatagaggtctttattttttaaattttattttattattttttgagatataaaatatttgaattatgtcAGTAATTGGTGTATATATTTATACTTATGAGATCTTTTCTTTAGTAAATATAAagattttcaatattttgagacctaaaaatacaagaaaaattatttttaagggGGAAGTCTTCGAACTTTAGATCGGTCCCATTGAGAACTCcaacaatatataaaatatattttgaaaatgtatATCTATAAAGTCAACAATTTGAATTAGTGGTGATAGTGAGAGTTGAGAGTTGTAATggtgaaaattataaaaaatgatgtaCTAACTGGAGTTGTTCTCCAAGCAATTCTGCTGCATAGAAAACCAACAAAAGTCATGACCCCATTTCTATGACTTCTCTCATCATACCCAAAATTCTAACACAAGCTTGACTACTTAGTATTGAAATCTAATCTGATATTATTAATTGGTTTTGATGTTGAATGAATATATATGTTGTTGCAAGTACAGAATCAATGGTGGATGGGGTTGGAGGGTATCTCTAGGAATGGGTGGCATACCAGCATTACTCCTCACATTAGGAGCTTACTTAGTAGTGGACACCCCAAATAGTCTCATTCAACGTGGTCACTTGGAACAAGGAAAAATTGTTCTTACAAAGATTCGTGGCACTGACAATGTTGATCCTGAGTTCTTTGAGCTTGTTGAGGCTACTCGTGTTGCTAAACAGGTGAAACATCCCTTCAGGAATATCCTCAGGCGCAATAACCGACCTCAACTCGTCATTGCCATTGCGCTTCAGGTTGGTCTTACATTCTCTTAGTATGTACAATACTATGATGTTTCAATTTAGTGTTTTATAAACTTGTATTCATTATGCCTTTTGATTGATCTTATTCAAATttggtgataaaaaaaaataacaggtTTTTCAGCAATTCACTGGTATCAATGCAATAATGTTCTATGCTCCAGTTCTGTTCAACACATTGGGATTCAAGCATGATACTGCACTTTACTCTGCTGTGATTACTGGTGCTATCAATGTTGTCTCCACTATAGTCTCAATCTATTCGGTCGATAAACTTGGGCGACGAGGGCTATTATTGGAAGCTGGTGTTCAAATGTTCTTGTCTCAAATGGTGATAGCAATTGTACTAGGAATTAAAGTGAAGGATCATTCTGAAGAACTTTCAAAAGGGTATGCAGCACTTGTGGTTGTAATGGTGTGCATTTTTGTGTCTGCATTTGCGTGGTCTTGGGGTCCGCTCGGTTGGCTAATTCCGAGTGAGATATTTCCATTGGAGACTCGTTCTGCAGGACAAAGTGTAACAGTTTGTGTCAACTTTCTCTTCACTTTTGTCATTGCACAAGCTTTTCTTTCAATGTTGTGCAATTTCAAATTTGgtatcttctttttcttctctggtTGGATCTTGATCATGTCTGCTTTTGTCCTTTTCCTTGTCCCCGAGACGAAGAATGTCCCTATTGAAGAGATGACAGAGAGAGTGTGGAAGCAGCATTGGTTGTGGAAGAGGTTTGTTGAAGATGAGAAAGTAGAGGATGGAAATGACCCTAGCAGAAATGAGAATGTTAATTAGAAGAATTTCTGGCTTATAGTCTGTTTTGTCAAATAAGTATATTTTAGACTCTATTGAAGTACTTGCTAAGATTCTGGTGTCATTCTCATTATGTTCAGTAGCTTCTGTCTtgtaatattgtaaaataatgCATGTAAGTTATATTACTAAGTTTTTATATTCTCTCCTTTCTTGTGTTGAATTGTCTTTAGAAGACTAAATGAATTACTTctgtttaattatattatttggcTTCTGTTTAAATTAGTGGGTAGATACTTCAGCATAGAGAGTGGAGCTGAAAGTGTAATCAACGTAATAGAAAAGGTACAACAATTCTACTGTTGTTGGAAACCTAGACACAATCTGTGTTTTTGCATGTTTATCTTCATTTCATATTCTAACAAAATCCACATTTGTATGCAATAGTGTTTTAGTTTGGAAGAGAAAAGTTGGCAGATCTAA
The genomic region above belongs to Cicer arietinum cultivar CDC Frontier isolate Library 1 chromosome 4, Cicar.CDCFrontier_v2.0, whole genome shotgun sequence and contains:
- the LOC101498934 gene encoding sugar transport protein MST4-like, encoding MHHLHKQRKYHSQSSQYSSSLKTRVATMTGGGFTGGNDKEFEAKITPIIIISCIMAATGGLMFGYDVGVSGGVVSMRAFLEKFFPKVLRGEELGSESNYCKYDNQGLQLFTSSLYLAGLSVTFLASYTTRILGRRLTMLIAGFFFIGGVAFNAAAQNLPMLIFGRILLGCGIGFANQAVPVFLSEIAPSRIRGALNILFQLDITLGILFANLVNYFTNKINGGWGWRVSLGMGGIPALLLTLGAYLVVDTPNSLIQRGHLEQGKIVLTKIRGTDNVDPEFFELVEATRVAKQVKHPFRNILRRNNRPQLVIAIALQVFQQFTGINAIMFYAPVLFNTLGFKHDTALYSAVITGAINVVSTIVSIYSVDKLGRRGLLLEAGVQMFLSQMVIAIVLGIKVKDHSEELSKGYAALVVVMVCIFVSAFAWSWGPLGWLIPSEIFPLETRSAGQSVTVCVNFLFTFVIAQAFLSMLCNFKFGIFFFFSGWILIMSAFVLFLVPETKNVPIEEMTERVWKQHWLWKRFVEDEKVEDGNDPSRNENVN